A window from Solanum stenotomum isolate F172 chromosome 5, ASM1918654v1, whole genome shotgun sequence encodes these proteins:
- the LOC125864895 gene encoding dynamin-like protein ARC5 isoform X1: MAGEESSPDSATKNIDELEGQWRLYEAYNELHGLAQEFDTPFDAPAVLVVGHQTDGKSALVEALMGFQFNHVGGGTKTRRPITLHMKYNPECDTPLCHLLSDSDPSVSHEKSLQDIQAYIEAENMRLEKETCQFSAKEIIIRIEYKYCPNLTIIDTPGLVAPAPSRKNRALQAQARAVESLVRAKMQHRELIILCLEDCNDWSNATTRRVVMQIDPELSRTVVVATKLDTKIPQFARASDVEVFLSPPASTLDGFMLGDSPFFTSVPSGRVGFGPESVFRSNDEFKQAISSREVEDLVALEEKLGRALSKQERSRIGVNNLRLFLEELLLKRYMDSVPSIIPLLEKEYRSSTRKLSELDQQLSSLNEAKLKEKGRTFHDLFLTKLSLLLKGTVIAPPDKFGETLQDERVNGGAFIGSDGLQFPHKLIPNAGMRLYGGAQYHRAMAEFRFVVGGIKCPPITREEIVNACGVEDIHDGTNYSRTACVIAVAKARDTFEPFLHQLGCRLSHILKRLLPIAVYLLQKEGEYLSGHDVFLRRVADAFNNFAESTEKSCREKCMEDLVSTTRYVTWSLHNKNRAGLRQFLDSFGGSEQSAIIGNSTSTGLSQDLSTASVASDNKQDVKPRTDVKLSHLASGNDSNMSTQTTETRLADLLDSTLWNRRLAPSSERIVYALVQQIFHGIREYFLASTELKFNCFLLMPVVDKLPAMLREDLESAFEDNLDNVFDITNLRHSVAQDKRQTEIELKRVQKLKEKFRYIHEQLNSQQAMFGQ, from the exons ATGGCGGGCGAAGAAAGTTCACCAGATTCCgctaccaaaaatattgacgaATTGGAGGGGCAATGGAGGCTATATGAGGCTTACAATGAGCTGCACGGTTTGGCTCAAGAGTTCGACACTCCATTTGATGCACCAGCTGTGCTTGTAGTGGGGCACCAGACAGATGGAAAAAGTGCACTGGTGGAGGCTCTAATGGGGTTCCAATTCAATCATGTCGGTGGTGGAACCAAGACTCGACGACCCATTACTCTTCACATGAAATACAACCCCGAGTGTGACACTCCCCTTTGCCATCTCTTGTCTGATTCTGACCCCTCTGTTTCTCATGAAAAATCTCTCCAAGATATTCAG GCATATATTGAGGCTGAAAACATGAGATTGGAGAAGGAAACATGTCAGTTTTCTGCAAAAGAGATAATCATCAGAATAGAATACAAATATTGCCCCAACCTTACTATTATTGACACTCCAGGACTTGTTGCTCCAGCACCTAGTCGGAAAAATCGGGCTTTACAG GCTCAAGCTCGTGCAGTGGAGTCGTTGGTGCGAGCCAAAATGCAGCACAGAGAACTCATTATATTGTGCCTTGAAGATTGTAATGATTGGAGCAATGCAACTACGAGGAGGGTAGTGATGCAG ATTGATCCGGAGCTTTCAAGGACTGTGGTTGTTGCTACAAAGCTTGATACCAAAATACCTCAGTTTGCACGAGCTTCTGATGTGGAAGTTTTCCTTTCCCCACCAGCCAGTACACTTGATGGATTTATGTTGGGTGATTCTCCCTTTTTTACATCTGTCCCTTCTGGGAGAGTTGGTTTTGGACCTGAATCAGTTTTCAGATCCAATGATGAGTTCAAACAG GCTATTTCATCAAGGGAGGTGGAAGATTTAGTAGCGTTGGAGGAGAAGTTGGGCAGAGCACTTTCAAAGCAGGAAAGAAGCAGAATAGGTGTTAACAACCTTAGGCTGTTCTTGGAGGAGTTGCTCTTGAAAag GTACATGGATAGTGTGCCATCAATAATTCCCCTCCTCGAGAAAGAGTACCGGAGCAGCACTAGAAAGCTGAGTGAATTAGATCAACAACTCAG CTCTTTGAATGAAGCAAAACTGAAGGAGAAAGGAAGAACTTTCCATGATCTATTTCTGACCAAG TTGTCACTGCTGTTGAAAGGAACGGTTATTGCACCACCAGACAAATTCG GAGAAACCCTACAAGATGAGAGGGTCAATGGAGGGGCATTTATTGGATCTGATGGTCTTCAGTTCCCACACAAACTGATACCT AATGCAGGTATGCGTCTTTATGGAGGCGCTCAATATCATCGTGCAATGGCTGAGTTTCGTTTTGTCGTTGGAGGAATTAAATGCCCTCCAATTACACGGGAAGAAATAGTGAATGCATGTGGAGTTGAAGACATTCATGATGGAACTAATTATTCCAG AACAGCCTGTGTAATTGCTGTTGCCAAGGCTCGTGATACATTTGAACCTTTCCTTCATCAG TTGGGTTGCAGGCTATCACACATTCTGAAACGGTTACTTCCAATTGCTGTTTATCTTCTTCAG AAAGAAGGGGAGTACCTGAGTGGCCATGATGTATTTTTGAGGCGTGTAGCAGATGCCTTCAACAATTTTGCAGAATCCACTGAAAAATCATGCCGTGAAAA GTGCATGGAGGATTTAGTGAGCACCACTCGCTATGTGACATGGTCCCTCCACAATAAG AATCGGGCTGGATTACGTCAATTCCTAGATTCATTTGGTGGATCCGAACAGTCTGCCATTATTGGTAATTCCACATCTACTGGTCTTTCTCAAGATTTGTCAACTGCATCTGTAGCCAGTGATAACAAGCAGGATGTTAAGCCCAGGACAGATGTAAAGCTTAGCCATTTGGCTTCAGGTAATGATTCAAATATGAGTACTCAGACAACAGAAACAAGACTGGCCGACCTTTTAGATAGCACACTTTGGAATAGGAGGCTTGCTCCTTCTTCTGAAAGGATTGTTTATGCATTGGTTCAACAAATATTTCATGGCATAAGAGAATATTTCCTTGCATCAACAGAACTAAAG TTCAACTGTTTTCTCCTCATGCCTGTTGTTGACAAGTTGCCTGCAATGCTTCGTGAGGACTTAGAATCTGCTTTTGAAGATAATTTAGATAATGTTTTTGACATCACTAACCTGCGGCATTCAGTGGCGCAAGACAAGCGGCAAACTGAAATTGAGCTAAAAAGG GTACAAAAGCTTAAAGAGAAATTTCGCTACATACACGAACAACTTAATTCACAGCAGGCCATGTTTGGGCAGTAA
- the LOC125864895 gene encoding dynamin-like protein ARC5 isoform X3 encodes MAGEESSPDSATKNIDELEGQWRLYEAYNELHGLAQEFDTPFDAPAVLVVGHQTDGKSALVEALMGFQFNHVGGGTKTRRPITLHMKYNPECDTPLCHLLSDSDPSVSHEKSLQDIQAYIEAENMRLEKETCQFSAKEIIIRIEYKYCPNLTIIDTPGLVAPAPSRKNRALQAQARAVESLVRAKMQHRELIILCLEDCNDWSNATTRRVVMQIDPELSRTVVVATKLDTKIPQFARASDVEVFLSPPASTLDGFMLGDSPFFTSVPSGRVGFGPESVFRSNDEFKQAISSREVEDLVALEEKLGRALSKQERSRIGVNNLRLFLEELLLKRYMDSVPSIIPLLEKEYRSSTRKLSELDQQLSSLNEAKLKEKGRTFHDLFLTKLSLLLKGTVIAPPDKFGETLQDERVNGGAFIGSDGLQFPHKLIPNAGMRLYGGAQYHRAMAEFRFVVGGIKCPPITREEIVNACGVEDIHDGTNYSRTACVIAVAKARDTFEPFLHQLGCRLSHILKRLLPIAVYLLQKEGEYLSGHDVFLRRVADAFNNFAESTEKSCREKCMEDLVSTTRYVTWSLHNKNRAGLRQFLDSFGGSEQSAIIGNDSNMSTQTTETRLADLLDSTLWNRRLAPSSERIVYALVQQIFHGIREYFLASTELKFNCFLLMPVVDKLPAMLREDLESAFEDNLDNVFDITNLRHSVAQDKRQTEIELKRVQKLKEKFRYIHEQLNSQQAMFGQ; translated from the exons ATGGCGGGCGAAGAAAGTTCACCAGATTCCgctaccaaaaatattgacgaATTGGAGGGGCAATGGAGGCTATATGAGGCTTACAATGAGCTGCACGGTTTGGCTCAAGAGTTCGACACTCCATTTGATGCACCAGCTGTGCTTGTAGTGGGGCACCAGACAGATGGAAAAAGTGCACTGGTGGAGGCTCTAATGGGGTTCCAATTCAATCATGTCGGTGGTGGAACCAAGACTCGACGACCCATTACTCTTCACATGAAATACAACCCCGAGTGTGACACTCCCCTTTGCCATCTCTTGTCTGATTCTGACCCCTCTGTTTCTCATGAAAAATCTCTCCAAGATATTCAG GCATATATTGAGGCTGAAAACATGAGATTGGAGAAGGAAACATGTCAGTTTTCTGCAAAAGAGATAATCATCAGAATAGAATACAAATATTGCCCCAACCTTACTATTATTGACACTCCAGGACTTGTTGCTCCAGCACCTAGTCGGAAAAATCGGGCTTTACAG GCTCAAGCTCGTGCAGTGGAGTCGTTGGTGCGAGCCAAAATGCAGCACAGAGAACTCATTATATTGTGCCTTGAAGATTGTAATGATTGGAGCAATGCAACTACGAGGAGGGTAGTGATGCAG ATTGATCCGGAGCTTTCAAGGACTGTGGTTGTTGCTACAAAGCTTGATACCAAAATACCTCAGTTTGCACGAGCTTCTGATGTGGAAGTTTTCCTTTCCCCACCAGCCAGTACACTTGATGGATTTATGTTGGGTGATTCTCCCTTTTTTACATCTGTCCCTTCTGGGAGAGTTGGTTTTGGACCTGAATCAGTTTTCAGATCCAATGATGAGTTCAAACAG GCTATTTCATCAAGGGAGGTGGAAGATTTAGTAGCGTTGGAGGAGAAGTTGGGCAGAGCACTTTCAAAGCAGGAAAGAAGCAGAATAGGTGTTAACAACCTTAGGCTGTTCTTGGAGGAGTTGCTCTTGAAAag GTACATGGATAGTGTGCCATCAATAATTCCCCTCCTCGAGAAAGAGTACCGGAGCAGCACTAGAAAGCTGAGTGAATTAGATCAACAACTCAG CTCTTTGAATGAAGCAAAACTGAAGGAGAAAGGAAGAACTTTCCATGATCTATTTCTGACCAAG TTGTCACTGCTGTTGAAAGGAACGGTTATTGCACCACCAGACAAATTCG GAGAAACCCTACAAGATGAGAGGGTCAATGGAGGGGCATTTATTGGATCTGATGGTCTTCAGTTCCCACACAAACTGATACCT AATGCAGGTATGCGTCTTTATGGAGGCGCTCAATATCATCGTGCAATGGCTGAGTTTCGTTTTGTCGTTGGAGGAATTAAATGCCCTCCAATTACACGGGAAGAAATAGTGAATGCATGTGGAGTTGAAGACATTCATGATGGAACTAATTATTCCAG AACAGCCTGTGTAATTGCTGTTGCCAAGGCTCGTGATACATTTGAACCTTTCCTTCATCAG TTGGGTTGCAGGCTATCACACATTCTGAAACGGTTACTTCCAATTGCTGTTTATCTTCTTCAG AAAGAAGGGGAGTACCTGAGTGGCCATGATGTATTTTTGAGGCGTGTAGCAGATGCCTTCAACAATTTTGCAGAATCCACTGAAAAATCATGCCGTGAAAA GTGCATGGAGGATTTAGTGAGCACCACTCGCTATGTGACATGGTCCCTCCACAATAAG AATCGGGCTGGATTACGTCAATTCCTAGATTCATTTGGTGGATCCGAACAGTCTGCCATTATTG GTAATGATTCAAATATGAGTACTCAGACAACAGAAACAAGACTGGCCGACCTTTTAGATAGCACACTTTGGAATAGGAGGCTTGCTCCTTCTTCTGAAAGGATTGTTTATGCATTGGTTCAACAAATATTTCATGGCATAAGAGAATATTTCCTTGCATCAACAGAACTAAAG TTCAACTGTTTTCTCCTCATGCCTGTTGTTGACAAGTTGCCTGCAATGCTTCGTGAGGACTTAGAATCTGCTTTTGAAGATAATTTAGATAATGTTTTTGACATCACTAACCTGCGGCATTCAGTGGCGCAAGACAAGCGGCAAACTGAAATTGAGCTAAAAAGG GTACAAAAGCTTAAAGAGAAATTTCGCTACATACACGAACAACTTAATTCACAGCAGGCCATGTTTGGGCAGTAA
- the LOC125864895 gene encoding dynamin-like protein ARC5 isoform X2 gives MAGEESSPDSATKNIDELEGQWRLYEAYNELHGLAQEFDTPFDAPAVLVVGHQTDGKSALVEALMGFQFNHVGGGTKTRRPITLHMKYNPECDTPLCHLLSDSDPSVSHEKSLQDIQAYIEAENMRLEKETCQFSAKEIIIRIEYKYCPNLTIIDTPGLVAPAPSRKNRALQAQARAVESLVRAKMQHRELIILCLEDCNDWSNATTRRVVMQIDPELSRTVVVATKLDTKIPQFARASDVEVFLSPPASTLDGFMLGDSPFFTSVPSGRVGFGPESVFRSNDEFKQAISSREVEDLVALEEKLGRALSKQERSRIGVNNLRLFLEELLLKRYMDSVPSIIPLLEKEYRSSTRKLSELDQQLSSLNEAKLKEKGRTFHDLFLTKLSLLLKGTVIAPPDKFGETLQDERVNGGAFIGSDGLQFPHKLIPNAGMRLYGGAQYHRAMAEFRFVVGGIKCPPITREEIVNACGVEDIHDGTNYSRTACVIAVAKARDTFEPFLHQLGCRLSHILKRLLPIAVYLLQKEGEYLSGHDVFLRRVADAFNNFAESTEKSCREKCMEDLVSTTRYVTWSLHNKNRAGLRQFLDSFGGSEQSAIIDVKLSHLASGNDSNMSTQTTETRLADLLDSTLWNRRLAPSSERIVYALVQQIFHGIREYFLASTELKFNCFLLMPVVDKLPAMLREDLESAFEDNLDNVFDITNLRHSVAQDKRQTEIELKRVQKLKEKFRYIHEQLNSQQAMFGQ, from the exons ATGGCGGGCGAAGAAAGTTCACCAGATTCCgctaccaaaaatattgacgaATTGGAGGGGCAATGGAGGCTATATGAGGCTTACAATGAGCTGCACGGTTTGGCTCAAGAGTTCGACACTCCATTTGATGCACCAGCTGTGCTTGTAGTGGGGCACCAGACAGATGGAAAAAGTGCACTGGTGGAGGCTCTAATGGGGTTCCAATTCAATCATGTCGGTGGTGGAACCAAGACTCGACGACCCATTACTCTTCACATGAAATACAACCCCGAGTGTGACACTCCCCTTTGCCATCTCTTGTCTGATTCTGACCCCTCTGTTTCTCATGAAAAATCTCTCCAAGATATTCAG GCATATATTGAGGCTGAAAACATGAGATTGGAGAAGGAAACATGTCAGTTTTCTGCAAAAGAGATAATCATCAGAATAGAATACAAATATTGCCCCAACCTTACTATTATTGACACTCCAGGACTTGTTGCTCCAGCACCTAGTCGGAAAAATCGGGCTTTACAG GCTCAAGCTCGTGCAGTGGAGTCGTTGGTGCGAGCCAAAATGCAGCACAGAGAACTCATTATATTGTGCCTTGAAGATTGTAATGATTGGAGCAATGCAACTACGAGGAGGGTAGTGATGCAG ATTGATCCGGAGCTTTCAAGGACTGTGGTTGTTGCTACAAAGCTTGATACCAAAATACCTCAGTTTGCACGAGCTTCTGATGTGGAAGTTTTCCTTTCCCCACCAGCCAGTACACTTGATGGATTTATGTTGGGTGATTCTCCCTTTTTTACATCTGTCCCTTCTGGGAGAGTTGGTTTTGGACCTGAATCAGTTTTCAGATCCAATGATGAGTTCAAACAG GCTATTTCATCAAGGGAGGTGGAAGATTTAGTAGCGTTGGAGGAGAAGTTGGGCAGAGCACTTTCAAAGCAGGAAAGAAGCAGAATAGGTGTTAACAACCTTAGGCTGTTCTTGGAGGAGTTGCTCTTGAAAag GTACATGGATAGTGTGCCATCAATAATTCCCCTCCTCGAGAAAGAGTACCGGAGCAGCACTAGAAAGCTGAGTGAATTAGATCAACAACTCAG CTCTTTGAATGAAGCAAAACTGAAGGAGAAAGGAAGAACTTTCCATGATCTATTTCTGACCAAG TTGTCACTGCTGTTGAAAGGAACGGTTATTGCACCACCAGACAAATTCG GAGAAACCCTACAAGATGAGAGGGTCAATGGAGGGGCATTTATTGGATCTGATGGTCTTCAGTTCCCACACAAACTGATACCT AATGCAGGTATGCGTCTTTATGGAGGCGCTCAATATCATCGTGCAATGGCTGAGTTTCGTTTTGTCGTTGGAGGAATTAAATGCCCTCCAATTACACGGGAAGAAATAGTGAATGCATGTGGAGTTGAAGACATTCATGATGGAACTAATTATTCCAG AACAGCCTGTGTAATTGCTGTTGCCAAGGCTCGTGATACATTTGAACCTTTCCTTCATCAG TTGGGTTGCAGGCTATCACACATTCTGAAACGGTTACTTCCAATTGCTGTTTATCTTCTTCAG AAAGAAGGGGAGTACCTGAGTGGCCATGATGTATTTTTGAGGCGTGTAGCAGATGCCTTCAACAATTTTGCAGAATCCACTGAAAAATCATGCCGTGAAAA GTGCATGGAGGATTTAGTGAGCACCACTCGCTATGTGACATGGTCCCTCCACAATAAG AATCGGGCTGGATTACGTCAATTCCTAGATTCATTTGGTGGATCCGAACAGTCTGCCATTATTG ATGTAAAGCTTAGCCATTTGGCTTCAGGTAATGATTCAAATATGAGTACTCAGACAACAGAAACAAGACTGGCCGACCTTTTAGATAGCACACTTTGGAATAGGAGGCTTGCTCCTTCTTCTGAAAGGATTGTTTATGCATTGGTTCAACAAATATTTCATGGCATAAGAGAATATTTCCTTGCATCAACAGAACTAAAG TTCAACTGTTTTCTCCTCATGCCTGTTGTTGACAAGTTGCCTGCAATGCTTCGTGAGGACTTAGAATCTGCTTTTGAAGATAATTTAGATAATGTTTTTGACATCACTAACCTGCGGCATTCAGTGGCGCAAGACAAGCGGCAAACTGAAATTGAGCTAAAAAGG GTACAAAAGCTTAAAGAGAAATTTCGCTACATACACGAACAACTTAATTCACAGCAGGCCATGTTTGGGCAGTAA